A genomic window from Streptomyces broussonetiae includes:
- the rplU gene encoding 50S ribosomal protein L21, which yields MYAIVRSGGRQHKVAVGDIVEVDKISTAKVGDTVELSTLLVVDGDAVTSDPWVLAGIKVQAEVVDHHKGQKIDILRYKNKTGYRRRQGHRQQYTAIKVTSIPTAAK from the coding sequence GTGTACGCCATCGTGCGCAGCGGTGGTCGCCAGCACAAGGTTGCTGTCGGCGACATCGTTGAGGTTGACAAGATTTCCACCGCCAAGGTTGGCGACACGGTCGAGCTCTCGACCCTGCTCGTTGTCGATGGCGACGCTGTGACCAGCGACCCGTGGGTGCTGGCCGGCATCAAGGTCCAGGCCGAGGTCGTGGACCACCACAAGGGCCAGAAGATCGACATTCTGCGCTACAAGAACAAGACCGGCTACCGCCGTCGGCAGGGCCACCGCCAGCAGTACACGGCGATCAAGGTCACGTCGATCCCCACGGCTGCGAAGTAA
- a CDS encoding Rne/Rng family ribonuclease produces MLEPTEPAEGSELNTPSDTLPPRRRRRAASRPAGPPGKAEASTEVTLPAIPADEAAEAEEITETEETTETAETPEPAPAPAAEEVPAAGRPRRRATRRASAPAGAPASAEAVETVVPVTPAVAETEQPAAVAEGGEVVVGEGAAPRRTRRRATRTVSAPSAAEAAASAEPAAEPAPEPAAEPAPAGRPRRRVARRAAAPASVETTEAVVAAVEAEPAPQETAAEETPAAARPRRRATRRASAPASAPRTAETEAVEETPVASHAVQEAAAEAAAPAVEEAAPAEEAAPRRTRRRATRRVSAPGGAPAQEEAAAAETAAEAPATPAVAAAAQEPRAVEATAEVPAEEAAPRRSRRRVVRAAAGFSEPARSARAAAEPSESAEPEPGASRRPARPAVAVFQAPVFTEPKFQTLQRAAAEAAAEAAEAQEPEEAAEEPADAGSRRRRRRRGAVEEPQAVEAVEAEETEEAEESVEDLAEDEEAEETEGVEGFEESGSRRRRRRGGRRRRRGEAAEGEADELAAEQAAQDAEDTAEQEEEDAEEALGDEGAGSSSSSRRRRRRRRRAGDSGPDTEPGEGDPERTVVKVREPRKPSEPSDEVQSIKGSTRLEAKKQRRREGREQGRRRVPIITEAEFLARREAVERVMVVRQHGERTQIGVLEDGVLVEHYVNKEQSTSYVGNVYLGKVQNVLPSMEAAFIDIGKGRNAVLYAGEVNFEALGLSNGPRRIESALKSGQSVLVQVTKDPIGHKGARLTSQVSLPGRYLVYVPEGSMTGISRKLPDTERARLKTILKKIVPEDAGVIVRTAAEGASEDELRRDVERLQSQWEDIQKKAKSGNAPTLLYGEPDMTVRVVRDIFNEDFSKVIVSGDDAWQTIHGYVSHVAPDLAGRLSKWTSEVDAFATYRIDEQLAKALDRKVWLPSGGSLVIDKTEAMVVVDVNTGKFTGQGGNLEETVTRNNLEAAEEIVRQLRLRDLGGIVVIDFIDMVLESNRDLVLRRLLECLGRDRTKHQVAEVTSLGLVQMTRKRVGQGLLESFSETCVHCNGRGVIVHMEQPSVSAGGGGGKRKKRGRGGDVHEHVHEAAAVAVETGEAVEPEAETVAEVAAEAAEPVALPGPDFAPDEELYSSVAEAEAAATRGRTRRRASRRASAPAGAPRAEKSERAERARKEAAPKEARAGAPKEEAAEVPAAEPAVQEPQVVEAAAEALAEPVAVEDQVVAAPQAEAAEEAAPKGRTRRRATRKVSAPAGSPVGAEEAVVTVAEPVAEPAAEEAPAAAPAAVEEPPAPVESAAPARPRRRAVRKATAPTASEETAVMVVPSAPAEEAPEQAAPAEEAPAVEETAPAKKAARKTAKKAAVKKAAVKKTAAKKTAAKKTTAKKAAKTTKTAAAKSTAKKTTAVSSATDEG; encoded by the coding sequence ATGCTCGAGCCGACCGAACCCGCTGAGGGTTCCGAACTCAACACTCCGAGCGACACCCTGCCGCCGCGCAGGCGTCGCCGTGCCGCTTCTCGCCCGGCGGGCCCGCCGGGCAAGGCGGAGGCATCCACCGAGGTGACCTTGCCGGCCATACCGGCAGATGAGGCCGCCGAGGCCGAAGAGATCACCGAGACCGAAGAGACCACCGAGACCGCTGAGACGCCCGAGCCCGCTCCGGCGCCGGCCGCCGAGGAGGTGCCGGCCGCCGGTCGTCCACGCCGCCGGGCCACGCGTCGTGCGTCCGCGCCCGCCGGGGCGCCCGCGTCCGCCGAGGCCGTCGAGACCGTCGTACCGGTCACGCCCGCCGTCGCCGAGACCGAGCAGCCCGCTGCCGTTGCCGAGGGCGGCGAGGTCGTGGTCGGCGAGGGGGCCGCACCGCGCCGCACCCGTCGCCGGGCCACGCGTACCGTTTCCGCGCCGTCCGCCGCCGAGGCTGCTGCCTCTGCGGAGCCCGCCGCCGAGCCCGCTCCCGAGCCTGCTGCCGAGCCCGCGCCCGCCGGTCGTCCGCGCCGTCGTGTCGCACGTCGTGCGGCGGCGCCCGCGTCCGTCGAGACCACCGAGGCCGTCGTGGCCGCCGTCGAGGCCGAGCCGGCGCCGCAGGAGACCGCCGCCGAGGAGACCCCGGCCGCCGCGCGTCCGCGCCGCCGTGCGACCCGCCGTGCCTCCGCGCCCGCCAGTGCTCCCAGGACCGCCGAGACCGAGGCCGTCGAGGAGACCCCGGTCGCCTCGCACGCCGTCCAGGAGGCCGCTGCCGAGGCCGCCGCCCCCGCCGTCGAGGAGGCCGCTCCCGCCGAGGAGGCCGCCCCGCGCCGTACCCGGCGGCGTGCCACCCGCCGGGTGTCCGCACCCGGCGGTGCGCCCGCGCAGGAGGAGGCCGCCGCGGCAGAGACCGCTGCCGAGGCCCCTGCCACTCCCGCGGTGGCGGCTGCCGCTCAGGAGCCGCGGGCCGTCGAGGCCACCGCCGAGGTGCCGGCCGAGGAGGCCGCCCCGCGTCGTTCCCGGCGCCGGGTGGTGCGTGCCGCGGCCGGATTCTCCGAGCCCGCGCGGTCCGCCCGGGCCGCCGCCGAGCCGTCCGAGTCCGCCGAGCCCGAGCCCGGGGCCTCGCGCCGGCCCGCCCGGCCCGCCGTCGCCGTCTTCCAGGCGCCGGTGTTCACCGAGCCCAAGTTCCAGACTCTGCAGCGCGCAGCCGCCGAGGCCGCGGCCGAGGCCGCCGAGGCGCAGGAGCCCGAGGAGGCGGCGGAGGAGCCCGCCGACGCCGGTTCGCGCCGCCGTCGCCGCCGCCGGGGTGCCGTCGAGGAGCCGCAGGCCGTCGAGGCCGTCGAGGCCGAGGAGACGGAAGAGGCCGAGGAGTCCGTCGAGGATCTCGCGGAGGACGAGGAGGCCGAGGAGACGGAGGGCGTCGAGGGCTTCGAGGAGTCCGGCTCCCGCCGCCGTCGCCGTCGTGGTGGCCGTCGCCGCCGTCGCGGTGAGGCCGCCGAGGGCGAGGCCGACGAACTGGCCGCCGAGCAGGCGGCGCAGGACGCCGAGGACACCGCCGAGCAGGAGGAGGAGGACGCCGAGGAGGCCCTGGGCGACGAAGGCGCCGGGTCCAGCTCCAGCAGCCGTCGGCGCCGTCGCCGTCGCCGCCGCGCGGGGGACTCCGGCCCCGACACCGAGCCCGGCGAGGGCGACCCGGAGCGTACGGTCGTCAAGGTCCGCGAGCCGCGCAAGCCCAGCGAGCCGTCCGACGAGGTGCAGTCCATCAAGGGCTCGACGCGTCTGGAGGCCAAGAAGCAGCGCCGCCGTGAAGGCCGTGAGCAGGGCCGCCGCCGCGTTCCGATCATCACCGAGGCCGAGTTCCTGGCCCGCCGTGAGGCCGTCGAGCGCGTGATGGTCGTGCGCCAGCACGGCGAGCGCACGCAGATCGGTGTGCTCGAGGACGGCGTGCTCGTCGAGCACTACGTCAACAAGGAGCAGTCGACCTCGTACGTCGGCAACGTGTACCTGGGCAAGGTGCAGAACGTGCTGCCGTCGATGGAGGCCGCCTTCATCGACATCGGCAAGGGCCGCAACGCCGTTCTCTACGCCGGTGAGGTCAACTTCGAGGCGCTCGGGCTCTCCAACGGGCCGCGGCGCATCGAGAGCGCGCTCAAGTCCGGGCAGTCCGTCCTCGTCCAGGTCACCAAGGACCCGATCGGGCACAAGGGCGCGCGTCTGACCAGCCAGGTCTCCCTGCCGGGCCGCTACCTCGTGTACGTCCCCGAGGGCTCGATGACCGGCATCAGCCGCAAGCTGCCCGACACCGAGCGGGCCCGGCTCAAGACCATCCTCAAGAAGATCGTCCCCGAGGACGCGGGCGTCATCGTGCGCACCGCCGCCGAGGGCGCGAGCGAGGACGAGCTGCGCCGGGACGTCGAGCGGCTGCAGTCGCAGTGGGAGGACATCCAGAAGAAGGCCAAGAGCGGCAACGCGCCGACGCTGCTGTACGGCGAGCCGGACATGACCGTCCGGGTCGTGCGCGACATCTTCAACGAGGACTTCTCCAAGGTCATCGTCAGCGGTGACGACGCCTGGCAGACGATCCACGGGTACGTCTCGCACGTCGCGCCGGATCTGGCCGGACGCCTGTCGAAGTGGACCTCCGAGGTCGACGCCTTCGCCACCTACCGGATCGACGAGCAGCTCGCCAAGGCACTGGACCGCAAGGTCTGGCTGCCGAGCGGTGGTTCGCTGGTGATCGACAAGACCGAGGCCATGGTCGTGGTCGATGTCAACACCGGCAAGTTCACCGGCCAGGGCGGCAACCTCGAAGAGACCGTGACCAGGAACAACCTGGAGGCGGCCGAGGAGATCGTGCGCCAGCTGCGGCTGCGCGACCTGGGCGGCATCGTCGTCATCGACTTCATCGACATGGTGCTGGAGTCCAACCGGGACCTGGTGCTGCGCCGGCTGCTGGAGTGCCTGGGCCGGGACCGGACCAAGCACCAGGTCGCCGAGGTGACCTCGCTGGGCCTGGTCCAGATGACCCGCAAGCGCGTCGGCCAGGGCCTGCTGGAGTCCTTCTCGGAGACCTGCGTCCACTGCAACGGCCGCGGTGTCATCGTGCACATGGAGCAGCCGAGCGTGTCCGCCGGCGGTGGTGGCGGCAAGCGCAAGAAGCGGGGCCGTGGCGGTGACGTCCACGAGCACGTGCACGAGGCCGCGGCCGTGGCCGTGGAGACCGGCGAGGCCGTCGAGCCCGAGGCGGAGACCGTTGCCGAGGTGGCCGCGGAGGCCGCCGAGCCGGTCGCGCTGCCCGGGCCCGACTTCGCGCCGGACGAGGAGCTGTACAGCAGCGTCGCCGAGGCGGAGGCGGCGGCCACCCGTGGCCGTACGCGGCGCCGGGCGAGCCGCCGGGCCTCGGCTCCGGCGGGTGCGCCCAGGGCGGAGAAGTCCGAGAGGGCCGAGAGGGCTCGCAAGGAGGCCGCCCCCAAGGAGGCCAGGGCCGGGGCTCCCAAGGAGGAGGCCGCGGAGGTCCCCGCCGCCGAGCCTGCCGTCCAGGAGCCGCAGGTCGTCGAGGCTGCCGCCGAGGCCCTGGCCGAGCCGGTCGCCGTCGAGGACCAGGTGGTTGCGGCACCGCAGGCCGAGGCCGCCGAGGAGGCCGCGCCCAAGGGCCGTACGCGCCGTCGCGCGACCCGCAAGGTGTCGGCGCCGGCCGGTTCCCCGGTGGGGGCCGAGGAAGCCGTGGTGACGGTCGCCGAGCCGGTGGCCGAGCCCGCTGCCGAGGAGGCCCCGGCTGCGGCTCCGGCCGCCGTCGAGGAGCCGCCCGCGCCCGTCGAGAGCGCCGCCCCGGCCCGCCCGCGCCGCCGTGCCGTGCGCAAGGCCACCGCGCCGACCGCGTCCGAGGAGACGGCCGTCATGGTCGTGCCGTCGGCCCCGGCGGAGGAGGCTCCTGAGCAGGCCGCCCCGGCGGAGGAGGCCCCGGCGGTCGAGGAGACCGCTCCGGCCAAGAAGGCGGCCCGCAAGACCGCCAAGAAGGCGGCGGTGAAGAAGGCCGCCGTCAAGAAGACCGCGGCCAAGAAGACGGCCGCCAAGAAGACGACGGCCAAGAAGGCGGCCAAGACCACCAAGACGGCCGCCGCGAAGTCGACGGCGAAGAAGACCACCGCGGTCTCCTCCGCCACCGACGAGGGCTGA
- a CDS encoding bifunctional cytidylyltransferase/SDR family oxidoreductase, with protein MSQHIAKPRTTAVILAGGTGQRVGLSIPKQLLKIAGKAVIEHTLATFEKAESIDDVIVLMAQGYVPDVERIVDRAGFTKVKKIVEGGNTRNETTERAIEALGEGLADGEDRKVLFHDAVRPLLSRRVIDDCVTALERYQAVDVAIPSADTIIVTRTHGGDGEFITEIPDRSRLRRGQTLQAFKLSTIRRAYEVAAGDPNFQATDDCSVVLKYLPDVPIHVVAGDEYNMKVTQPVDVFITDKLFQLASTAAPEQKGEDAYRELLTGRTLVVFGGSYGIGQDIAELAQSYGADVYALGRSTTGTHVENPEEVDDALSRAYAETGRIDYVVNTAGVLRIGRLAETDNATIEEALKVNYAAPVQIARSSYKYLAETGGQLLLYTSSSYTRGRAEYSLYSSTKAAMVNLTQALSDEWAGDGIRVNCVNPERTATPMRTKAFGQELTDSLLSSEAVARTSLDVLLSELTGHVVDVRRQDPTAGAAEASGFAQALASVLDRQDGV; from the coding sequence GTGTCCCAGCACATAGCCAAGCCCCGTACCACCGCAGTGATCCTGGCCGGTGGCACCGGTCAGCGGGTGGGGCTGTCGATCCCCAAGCAGCTGCTGAAGATCGCCGGCAAGGCAGTCATCGAGCACACCCTGGCCACCTTCGAGAAGGCCGAGTCGATCGACGACGTCATCGTGCTGATGGCACAGGGCTACGTCCCGGACGTCGAGAGGATCGTCGACAGGGCCGGCTTCACCAAGGTGAAGAAGATCGTCGAGGGCGGCAACACGCGGAACGAGACCACCGAGCGTGCCATCGAGGCGCTCGGCGAGGGCCTGGCCGACGGCGAGGACCGCAAGGTCCTCTTCCACGACGCCGTACGTCCGCTGCTCTCGCGGCGCGTCATCGACGACTGCGTGACCGCGCTGGAGCGTTACCAGGCCGTCGACGTCGCCATCCCGTCCGCGGACACCATCATCGTCACGCGCACCCACGGCGGGGACGGCGAGTTCATCACCGAGATCCCGGACCGCTCCCGGCTGCGCCGCGGCCAGACCCTGCAGGCCTTCAAGCTGTCCACGATCCGCCGTGCCTACGAGGTCGCCGCCGGTGACCCCAACTTCCAGGCCACGGACGACTGCTCCGTCGTGCTCAAGTACCTGCCGGACGTGCCGATCCACGTCGTCGCGGGTGACGAGTACAACATGAAGGTGACACAGCCGGTCGACGTCTTCATCACCGACAAGCTGTTCCAGCTCGCCTCCACCGCCGCGCCCGAGCAGAAGGGCGAGGACGCCTACCGTGAACTCCTCACCGGCAGGACGCTAGTCGTCTTCGGCGGTTCCTACGGCATCGGCCAGGACATCGCCGAACTGGCCCAGTCCTACGGTGCCGACGTCTACGCGCTCGGCCGCTCCACCACCGGCACCCACGTGGAGAACCCGGAGGAGGTCGACGACGCGCTGTCCAGGGCGTACGCGGAGACCGGCCGGATCGACTACGTCGTCAACACCGCGGGCGTACTGCGCATCGGCAGGCTCGCCGAGACCGACAACGCCACCATCGAGGAGGCGCTGAAGGTCAACTACGCGGCCCCGGTGCAGATCGCGCGCTCCTCCTACAAGTACCTGGCGGAGACCGGCGGCCAGCTGCTGCTCTACACCTCCAGCAGCTACACCCGCGGCCGCGCCGAGTACTCGCTGTACTCCTCCACCAAGGCCGCCATGGTGAATCTCACCCAGGCGCTGTCCGACGAGTGGGCCGGCGACGGTATCCGCGTCAACTGCGTCAACCCCGAGCGCACCGCCACCCCGATGCGCACCAAGGCCTTCGGTCAGGAGCTGACGGACTCGCTGCTCTCCTCCGAGGCCGTGGCCCGCACCTCGCTGGACGTGCTGCTGTCGGAGCTGACCGGCCATGTCGTCGACGTCCGCCGGCAGGACCCGACCGCCGGTGCCGCCGAGGCCTCCGGCTTCGCGCAGGCGCTGGCCTCGGTGCTGGACCGTCAGGACGGCGTTTGA
- the rpmA gene encoding 50S ribosomal protein L27: MAHKKGASSTRNGRDSNAQRLGVKRFGGQVVNAGEILVRQRGTHFHPGAGVGRGGDDTLFALQAGAVEFGTHRGRKVVNIVPVA, translated from the coding sequence ATGGCACACAAGAAGGGCGCATCGTCCACCCGGAACGGTCGCGACTCCAATGCCCAGCGGCTCGGCGTGAAGCGCTTCGGCGGTCAGGTCGTGAACGCGGGTGAGATCCTGGTCCGCCAGCGCGGCACCCACTTCCACCCCGGCGCCGGTGTCGGCCGTGGCGGCGACGACACGCTGTTCGCCCTCCAGGCCGGTGCGGTGGAGTTCGGTACCCACCGTGGCCGCAAGGTCGTGAACATCGTTCCGGTCGCCTGA
- the obgE gene encoding GTPase ObgE, with product MTTFVDRVELHVAAGNGGHGCASVHREKFKPLGGPDGGNGGRGGDVILTVDQSVTTLLDYHHSPHRKATNGKPGEGGNRAGKDGQDLVLPVPDGTVVLDKAGNVLADLVGHGTSYIAAQGGRGGLGNAALASARRKAPGFALLGEPGDLQDVVLELKTVADVALVGYPSAGKSSLISVLSAAKPKIADYPFTTLVPNLGVVTAGSTVYTVADVPGLIPGASQGRGLGLEFLRHVERCSVLVHVLDTATLESERDPLSDLDVIEAELREYGGLDNRPRIVVLNKVDVPDGKDLAEMVRPDLEARGYRVFEVSAVAHIGLRELSFALAELVARARAAKPKEEATRIVIRPKAVDDAGFTVTSEEFGGEPLFRVRGEKPERWVRQTDFNNDEAVGYLADRLNRLGVEEALMKAGARTGDGVAIGPEENAVVFDWEPSVMAGAEMLGRRGEDHRLDTERPAAQRRRDKQAERDEALREYDEFDPFE from the coding sequence ATGACCACCTTCGTGGACCGCGTCGAGCTGCATGTCGCCGCGGGTAACGGAGGTCACGGCTGTGCCTCCGTCCACCGTGAGAAGTTCAAGCCGCTCGGCGGCCCGGACGGCGGCAACGGCGGCCGGGGTGGCGACGTCATCCTCACCGTCGACCAGTCCGTGACGACACTGCTCGACTACCACCACTCGCCGCACCGCAAGGCCACCAACGGCAAGCCCGGCGAGGGCGGCAACCGGGCGGGGAAGGACGGGCAGGACCTGGTCCTCCCCGTGCCGGACGGAACCGTTGTCCTCGACAAGGCGGGCAACGTCCTCGCCGACCTGGTCGGGCACGGGACCTCGTACATCGCCGCGCAGGGCGGCCGGGGCGGGCTCGGCAACGCGGCGCTGGCCTCCGCCCGCCGCAAGGCGCCCGGCTTCGCGCTGCTCGGCGAGCCCGGTGACCTCCAGGACGTCGTGCTGGAGCTCAAGACCGTCGCCGACGTGGCTCTCGTCGGGTACCCCAGCGCCGGCAAGTCCTCGCTGATCTCCGTGCTCAGCGCGGCCAAGCCCAAGATCGCCGACTACCCCTTCACGACCCTCGTCCCGAACCTCGGTGTCGTGACGGCCGGTTCGACCGTCTACACCGTCGCCGACGTGCCCGGTCTGATCCCGGGCGCCAGCCAGGGCAGGGGACTGGGCCTGGAGTTCCTGCGCCACGTGGAGCGGTGCAGCGTGCTGGTGCACGTGCTGGACACCGCGACCCTGGAGTCCGAGCGTGACCCGCTCTCCGACCTCGATGTCATCGAGGCCGAGCTGCGGGAGTACGGCGGCCTCGACAACCGGCCCCGGATCGTCGTCCTGAACAAGGTCGACGTGCCGGACGGCAAGGACCTCGCCGAGATGGTCCGCCCCGACCTGGAGGCGCGCGGCTACCGCGTCTTCGAGGTGTCGGCCGTCGCCCACATCGGGCTGCGCGAGCTGTCGTTCGCGCTCGCCGAGCTGGTCGCCAGGGCACGGGCCGCGAAGCCCAAGGAGGAGGCGACCCGGATCGTCATCCGGCCCAAGGCCGTGGACGACGCCGGTTTCACGGTCACCTCCGAGGAGTTCGGCGGCGAGCCGCTGTTCCGGGTGCGCGGCGAGAAGCCCGAGCGCTGGGTCCGCCAGACCGACTTCAACAACGACGAGGCCGTGGGCTACCTCGCCGACCGTCTCAACCGCCTCGGCGTGGAAGAGGCGTTGATGAAGGCGGGCGCCCGCACCGGCGACGGCGTCGCCATCGGCCCCGAGGAGAACGCGGTCGTCTTCGACTGGGAGCCGTCGGTCATGGCGGGTGCGGAGATGCTCGGCCGCCGTGGCGAGGACCACCGCCTCGACACGGAGCGGCCCGCGGCGCAGCGCCGCAGGGACAAGCAGGCCGAGCGGGACGAGGCCCTGCGCGAGTACGACGAGTTCGATCCCTTCGAGTAG